The sequence ACACGCCCATCGCCAGCACCGCGCCCTTGCGCACGATCACGCCCTCGGCGACCTCGCTGCGCGCGCCGATGAAGCAATCGTCCTCGATGATCACGGGCTCGGCCTGGAGCGGCTCGAGCACGCCGCCGATGCCGGCGCCGCCGGAGATGTGCACGCGCTTGCCGATCTGGGCGCAGGAGCCGACGGTGGCCCAGGTATCGACCATGGTGCTCTCATCGACATAGGCGCCGAGATTGACGAACGACGGCATCAGCACGACGTTCTTGGCGATGAAGGCCGAGCGGCGGACGACGGCGCCCGGCACCGCGCGAAAGCCGGCGTCGCGAAAGCGGTTCTCGCCCCAGCCTTCGAACTTCGAGGGCACCTTGTCCCACCAGCTCGCCTTGCCGGGGCCGCCGGGAATGACGTCCATGTCGTTGAGGCGGAACGACAGCAGCACCGCCTTCTTCAGCCATTGATTGACCTTCCACTTGCCATCAGTGTCGCGCTCGGCCACGCGCGCCTCGCCCTTGTCCAAGGTCTCCAGCACCTGCTCCACGGCCTCGCGCACCTCGCCCTTGGTCGAAATCGAGATGCCGTCACGCGCGTCGAAGGCGCTGTTGATGGTGGATTCGAGGGCGGACAGGGACATCGGGATTTCCTCTAGGAAGCGGGAATTTCGAAGGATTGGGCGCTTTTTCGGGATTTGAGCGGGCGGAGTCAAGGCATACTCGGTCGTCGTCCCGGGGCGCGCGAAGCGCGAGCCGGGACCCATAGCCACAGGCAGGTGTTTGGCGAGGACTCGGAGTTATCGATCTCGCGCCACAAGCGCTTCCTGTGGTTATGGGTCCCGGGCTCGCTTCGCGCCCCGGGACGACAGCTGTTATCGTGGCAACAGCTTGCCCAAAAACCCCGTCAGATCATCCGTGACGTGGTCGACATGGGCGGCATCCCGGCCCTCCAGTTCCCAGTCCTCGCGCACCACCTCCTTGGTGCCGTCGGGCCCCACCAGCACCGTGGTCATGCCGAGTGCGTGGGGCACGGTGAGGTTGCGCGCAAGATCCTCGAACATGGCGGCGCGGGTCGGATCGACCGAATGGTCCGCGAGAAATTTCCGGTAGGTCTGCTCCGCCGGCTTGGGCTCGAAGCCGGCGGCGATGATGTCGAACACGCCGTCGAAATGGCCGGCGAAGCCGAGCCGCGCCAGCACGGCATCGACATGGTCGACCGAGCCGTTGGTGAGGATCAGCTTTCGTCCCGGCAGCTTTGCGATGGCCTCGCCGAGCTGCGGGTTCGGCTCCAGCGGCGAATGGTCGATCTCGTGGACATAGGCGAGGTAGTCGTCGGCGGAGACGCCGTGGAGGGTCATCATGCCGCGCATGGTGGTGCCGAAGCGCAGATAATAATCCTTCTGGATCTTGCGCGCTTCCTCCGGGCCGACATTCAGCCAGTTGCAGACGAACTCCCCGATCCGCGCATCGACCTGCTGCCACAGATTGACGTGATGCGGATAGAGCGTGTTGTCGAGATCGAACACCCAGGTGTCCACATGGTCGAAAGTGCGGGGCAAGTTCATCGACTCCTCTCGATCACGGCAGCGCAAACCGCAGCGTCTTGCCGCCGCTCGACATATCCACCGCACCAAAACCCGTGGCGGCGAAGCCGCGGGCGCCGCAATCGGTCTGCTCGCTGGTCTCGAACTTGGTCTCGCGCGTGCAGAGCTGCTTGTCGCCGCCCCAGTTCAGCGGCCGGTCCTTCAGCCTGACGACCCGGTTGTCGGCATCGACCGCTTCGGCGAAGCTGAATATCTGTTTGGGCTGGCCGGCCACATCGGGATGCAGGCACATCTTCGGATCGATGCGATACCAGCCGCGGCTCGTCACCGACTTGCCGTCGTCGGTCGCGACCGCCGCCATCACCTTGTGCGGCGTGTCGTTGCACCAGGTGAGGCCGCTCGTGGACGGCGTCTGCACCGCATCGACCATGGTCTTGAAGAAGGTTTGCGACGACACGGTGTCGGACGCGAGTCCACGGCTCTTGAGAAAGCCGGTGAGCGCGGCTTGCGTCTTCGGCCCGTCGACACCGTCGATCGCGCCGACGTCGTAGCCCGCGATCACCAGCAGCCGCTGGATGCCGGCGAGGCGCGCCTGCTCGTCGTCATATTCGGAATCCTCGGCGAGATAGGCAATGAGGTTGCCGTCCGCGGCTTGCGTCGGCGTCACCTGCGTGAAGGCGACTTGCGTCTGACCGCTGCGGCACTGCCGTGCCGCCGCGATGACGAAATTGTCCTGCGCCACGCACAGCATGTCGCGGCCGTTCTGCGGAATCGGGGAGGCGCCATAGACGCCGAGCGCGCGGGCATTGAGCAGGATGCGGTCGGCCGTCAGCGTGCCCTGCACCACCACGCGGCAGGTCGCAGGATCGATCCTGAACCAGCCGCGCGTCGCGGTCGCCGCCTTGTCGTCGATGCCGATCGCGGCCTCGACGACATAGGACATGCGGTTGCAGATCTTGAGGTCGGCGTGCGCAGGCGCAGAGGAGAAGAAGAATGAGACGGCTGCGGCGGGCAGCGTCATCAGGAAGCGGGTGAGGGGAGAGCGGCGGGAGCGCTGAACTTTCCGCTCGTCATGCCCGGGCTTGACCCGGCCATCCACGTGCGACAGCGCGCGCGGAGAGCCGTGGATGGCCGGGTCAAGCCCGGCCATGACGGCGTCGCGTGTCTTCTCGTCTCTCACTTGTGGATCAGCGTGCCCGTGCCCTGGTTGGTGAAGAGCTCGAGCAGCACCGCGTGCTGCATCTTGCCGTCGATGATGACGACGCCCTCGACGCCCTGCTCGAGCGCGTAGATGCAGGTCTCGACCTTCGGGATCATGCCGCCGGAGATGGTGCCGTCGGCGATCAGCTTTCGCGCGTCCTTCACCGAGAGTTGCGGGATCAGCTTCTTCGACTTGTCGAGCACGCCGGGCACGTCGGTGAGCAGCAAGAGGCGCTTGGCCTTGAGCGCGCCGGCCACCGCACCGGCAAAGGTGTCAGCGTTGATATTCAGCGTCTGGCCGTCCTTGGACGTTGCGAGCGGCGCCAGCACCGGGATCAGCTCGTAGCCGATCAACTGGTTGAGCAGCGTGAGGTCGACCTTCTCGGGGTCGCCGACGAAGCCGAGATCGACCGCCTTCTCGATATGCGAGTCCGGATCGATGATGGTGCGCGTCGTCTTCGACGCCTTCACCATGTTGCCGTCCTTGCCGGACAGGCCCACGGCCTTGCCGCCGGCCTCGTTGATGTAGCCGACGATCTGCTTGTTGACGGAGCCGGCGAGCACCATCTCGACGATCTCGATCGTCGCGGCGTCGGTGATGCGCAAGCCGGCTGCGAATTCTGAGACGATGCCGAGCCGCTTGAGCATGGTCGCGATCTGCGGCCCGCCGCCATGCACCACGACAGGATTGATCGCGGTTTGCTCAAGCAGCACGATGTCGCGGGCGAAGTTCTTCGCGGTCTCCTCGTCGCCCATGGCATGGCCGCCATATTTGATGACGATGGTTTCCTCGTCATACTGCTGCATGTGCGGCAGCGCTTCCGACAGGATGCGGGCCTGGTCGAGCGGGGAGATGTCGGTCATGTCACGGTCTCGCTGGCGGGTCGGTCGGTGCGCGTTCTATCCGATTGGCGGGCGTGGCGCAAAGTGTGCGTTCTTCCTCTCTCCCCTTGTGGGAGAGGGTGGCTCGCCGCGTAGCGGCGAGACGGGTGAGGGGTTCTGTCCGCGAGCGCGTCTGTGGAGAGACCCCCTCATCCGGCGCTTCGCGCCACCTTCTCCCACAAGGGGAGAAGGAAAAGAGCGTCACTTCCTCGCCACCACCGCCGCCAACGTCACCGCCAGCCAGCTCGCGATCATCACCATTCCGCCCGTCGGCGCCGCCATCGGAAACAGCGCGTGCCCGGCATATTGCCGCAAGGTGAGGTCGCCCGCGAACAGCGCGGCGCCAGCTGCAAAGCCGCACGCGGCCGCAAGGCTAATTCCGCCGTGCAGAAGGCCGCGCGCAAGCAATGCCACGGTCGTGAGTATGGCAGTTGCATGAAACAGCAGCATGGCGCTGGCCGATGCCAGCCGGCTCGCATCGCCGCCATGTGCGGAGGCCGCCGCCAGCGCGACGCCGGCAGCGCCCATCAGGCCGGCAAGCCCGATCAGCACGCGTTGCGCCGCCATCATGAGGTCCGCTCTTCCAGCAGCTTCGCCATCGCGGCGCGCAAGCTCTCCATGCCGGTGGAGCTGCGCGAGGAGGTCGCGAGCACGTTCGGGAACGCGGCGGGATGCTTGGCAAGCGCAGCCTCGGTCTCGGCGATGCGCGCCTGCAACTCGGCGGCCTTGACCTGGTCGGCCTTGGTCAGCACGATCTGATAGCTGACGGCGGAACGGTCGAGCGTCTTCAGCACTTCGAGATCGACTTCCTTGATCCCATGCCGCGCGTCGATCAGCACATAGACGCGCGCGAGCGAGGCGCGTCCCAGCAGGAATTTGTGGATCAGCTCGGTCCAGGACGCCACCTGGCTCTTGGGCGCCTTGGCATAGCCGTAGCCCGGCATGTCGACGAGCCGCAGGTCACCTTTGCCGGGGACCTCGAAGAAGATCAGTTCCTGGGTGCGCCCCGGCGTGTGCGAGGTGCGCGCCAGCGCATTGCGTCCCGTGAGCGCGTTGATGAGGCTCGACTTGCCGACATTGGAGCGGCCGGCAAAGGCGATCTCCAGCCCCGCCATCGGCGGCAGCGTCGCGATCGAGGGCGAGGCCCAGATGAACTGCCAGTCGCGGGCGAACAGCTTTCGCCCGGCTTCGATCAGCCTCGCATCTTTGTCGTCGGTCATGCGAAGCTCGCTGTTTCCCCACGTCATTGCGAGCGAAGCGAAGCAATCCAGAAATGCATCCGCGGAGGGATTCTGGATTGCTTGGTCGCTTCGCTCCTCGCAATGACGGCCCGTAGTGACGGCGCTTACGTCGCCTTCCTTGCGAAGGTCGCCTTGAGATTGTCGAACAGCTCCACCTTCACGCCGTTGCGGCGCATGATGTAGCTCTGCTGGATCACCGACAGCAAATTGTTCCAGGCCCAGTAGATCACGAGGCCCGCCGGGAAGCCGGCCAGCATGAAGGTGAAGATCAGCGGCATCCAGTTGAAGATGAGCTGCTGCGTCGGATCCGGCGGCGTCGGGTTCAGCTTCATCTGGAACCACATCGTGATGCCCATGATGATCGGCCAGATGCCGAGTGCGAGGTAATGGCCGAACACCGGAATCGTGGTCGGATCGAACGGGAGCAGCCCGAACAGGTTGAACAGATTGGTCGGGTCAGGCGCCGAGAGGTCCTTGATCCAGCCGTAGAACGGCGCGTGCCGCATCTCGATGGTGACGAACAGCACCTTGTAGAGCGAGAAGAACACCGGGATCTGGATCAGCACGGGCAGACAGCCGGCGACCGGATTGATCTTCTCCTTGCGGTAGATCTCCATCATCTCCTGCTGCTGCTTCACCTTGTCGTCGGGATAGCGCTCCTTCAGCGCCATCAGCTGCGGCTGGATCGACTTCATCTTCGCCATAGAGGCGTAGGATTTGTTCGCCAGCGGGAAGAACAGCAGCTTCACGATCACCGTCACGAGCAGGATCGAGATGCCGAAATTGCCGAAGAAGCGGAAGAAGAAGTCGAGGCCGAGGAACATCGGCTTGGTGAGGAAATAGAACCAGCCCCAGTCGATCAACAGATCGAAATGATTGAGGCCGAGCTCCTTGTTGTAGCCGCCGAGACCGGCGAACGGGAACACGCCGACGACGCCGGCTTCCTTGGCGCCCGCGAACAGCCGCGCGTTCGCGGTCGCGGTGCCGCCGATCGCGACGGTGACGGGGTCGAGCAGATAGTCGGTTTGGTAGGTATGGACCTTGCCGACGGGATTGGACGAGAAGCGCGCCTGCAGCTGCGCATCGGTGTCCGGCAGCAGCGCGGAGGCCCAGTATTTGTCGGTGATGCCGAGCCAGCCGTTCGTGGCCTTGAAATTCACCTGCTTGGCTTCGTCGATCTGCTTGTAGGAATATTCCTGCAGCTTCTGGTCGCCGAGATAGCCGATCAGGCCTTCATGCAGGATGTAGTAGCCCGAGACCTGCGGCGCGCCGTGGCGCGAGATCAGCGCGAACGGATAGAGCGTGACAGGCGCATTGCCGACGTTGCTCACCTCGTCCTTGATGGTGAAGAGATAATGGTCGTCGACCGCGATGGTGCGGCGGAAGGTGAGGCCGTCGCCATTGTCCCATTTCAGCACCACCGGCGACTTCGGCGTCAGGCTGCCGCTGCCTTCCTGCTGCCAGACGGTCTGGGCATCGGGCATCTTCGCGGTCACGCCGGTTGCCGCCACCCAGCCGAATTCGGCGTAATAGGGCTCCACGGTGCCGGAGGGAGAATAGAGAATGATCGGCGGCGATTTCGGATCGACGGTTTCGCGGAATTGCACCAGCGCGATGTCGTCGATGCGGCCGCCCTTCAGCGCGATGCTGCCGGCGATCCGCGGCGTGTCGATCTTCACGCGCGGGCTCGCGGCAAGGGCGGCCTCGCGGGAAACGGTCGGCTGGGCTTGATTCGCGGCCGGCGTCGACGGCTGAGCCGCGCCGGGTTGCGGCGCGGTGCCCGGGGTCGCGGACGCGGTCGGCTGTGGCGTGCTGGATTTCTGGAGCTCGGCCGCCTGCTGCTGGGCGCGCTGCTTCTCCATCTGCGGCACATTGTAGAAATACTGCCAGGCGATCAGCACGAGGCCGGACAGAATGATGGCGAGGATCGTATTGCGGTTGTCGGTCATCGATATTGTCTCGTCATCAATCCGGTTTGCGGCTGGTCGCCGTGGCGTGACCTGGCCTCTGGCCGCGCGCCTTGACGGGTGCTTTGGCCGTATGCCGCGCGGGCTTCGTGAATGCTATGCGCAGATCGTCGAGCATGGTCGCGAAGTCGCGCGAGAGCGCGTCCCTTCGGCCGACCAGCACGTAATCATGATGGGGTTGCATCGACACCGGATCGAGCCGCTTCACCAGTTCGCGAAGCCGGCGCCGGATACGATTGCGCTCGGGGGCGTTGCCGTTCTTCTTGGTGACGGTGAAGCCGATCCGGATCGGGCCGGAATCGTCCCGGCCAAGGCTTTTTCGGTCAAGGCTTTGCAGGACGAACGCGGGACTATTCGCCCGCGCGCCATTGGCAACGGCGAGGAAATCCGCCCGCTGCCTCAGCCGATCCATGATGAAATCCCGGAAAAGGGGGTCCGGCTCAGGCGCTCAGACGCTTGCGGCCGCGGGCGCGGCGGGCGGCGAGAACCTTGCGGCCGCCGGCAGTGGCGAGACGGGCACGGAAGCCGTGACGGCGCTTGCGCACCAGTTTGCTGGGTTGATAAGTCCGCTTCACGGGTTTTTCTCCGCTGACCGGGCAATTTGCCTGTAGAATTGATGGTAAAGTCCCGAAGATGCTGCCCAAAACGGGCCCTTTTCGGCCCCAAGAGAGCCGCTCCCGGCGTCACACCGGGTCATCGCGGACAATTCGCGCGGCTTATAAGGGAGCGCCTTGTTTTCGTCAACGCCGCACAAGCGCGCGATTTTCGTGAATATCGCTGTTTGCGCGGGGTTTTTAACCCTTGAGGTGGCGACTCGCGCTATTAGCGCCTACATCCCACCTCGGCAGATTAGCGATCCGTAATTTGACCGTATCCCAGGCGGGTCGCATCTTGCATCCGCCAAGCCAACAGGGGCGAATCTCGTGGCAGCCACCGATCGCCAGCCGATCCAGGATACGGATCAGCCGGACCAGCCGGCGATACGGCCGCGTGGATCGCGCGGGCTTGGGTTGTCCGGCAAGCTGCTGCTGCTCACCATTCCCTTGGTGATGATCGCCGCGGTGCTGCTCTACGTGCCGGCCATCGCGAATTTCTGGGTCAACCGGCTGAATGATCGCGTAGCGGCGGCCAACACCGCGGCGCTGGTGCTGGATGCGGCGCCGCTCGGCATGGTCCCCGATTCGCTGTCGCGGCAGATACTGAAGAGCATCAATGCCCGCGCCGTCGCCATCAAGATGGGCCAGCAGCGCCGGCTGCTTGCCAGCGACAACATTCCGGCCGCCATCGAGCACGACATCGACCTGCGCGATATGACGGCCTGGGAGGCGATCACCGGCTCGTTCCGGATGATGCTGGAGACCGGCAACCAGGCCATCCGCATCGTCGGCCCCGGCGTCGGCAATGCCCAGTTCATCGAGATCGTCACCGACGAATTGCCGCTGCGGAAGCAGATGTACCGCTTCTCCCGCAATCTCGTCGTGGTCGCGCTGATCATCGCGGTGCTGACCGCGGGCCTCGTCTATCTCGCGCTCCATTATCTCTTCGTGCGCCCGATGCGGCGGCTGACCGCGAGCCTGGTCGGCTTCCACGAGAACCCCGAAAGCTCGGCCGGCATCATCGTGCCGAGCCAGCGCAGCGACGAGATCGGGGTTGCCGAACGCGAATTGTCGGACATGCAGCGCGACCTGATGTCGATGCTGAATCAGAAGAGCCGCCTCGCCGCCCTCGGTCTTGCCGTCTCCAAGATCAACCACGATCTGCGCAATCTGCTCGCCTCGGCCCAGCTTCTGTCGGACCAGCTCGCCAGCGTGCCGGATCCGCGGGTGCAACGCTTCGCGCCAAAGCTGGTGCGCTCGCTCGAGCGTGCCATTGCCTTCTGCCAGTCGACGCTGTCCTACGGCCGTGCCCAGGAGGCCGCGCCCGACCGCCGCATGATCCTGATCGAGCCGGTCGTCCTGGAGGTGCGCGAGACCGCGGGCCTCGCCTCGGACGTCTCGATCGCCTGGGTTGCCGCGATCGAGCGCGGGCTCGCCGTCGATGCCGACCCCGACCAGCTGTTCCGCGTGCTGCTCAACCTCGTCCGCAACGCCGCCCAGGCCCTGGAAACCCATGCCTCGTCCGGCGATGGCGGCGTGCAGCAGATCCGGATCACCGGAAAGCGTGAGGGCGCGGTCGCGATCCTCGAGGTCTCCGACACCGGCCCCGGCGTCCCCCAGAAGACCCGGGAGCACCTGTTCGAGGCGTTCCAGACCTCCGGTCGCCCCGGCGGCAGCGGCCTTGGCCTTGCCATCGCCGCCGAGCTGGTCCGCGCCCATGGCGGCGACATCCACCTCGTCGAAGGCACCATCGGCGCCACCTTCCGCATCGTCATCCCCGACCGCCCCGTGGAACTGCTCTCCATCCGCAATGAGCGGCAGCGGGCGTAGTCGGCCAAAGGCCCTCTGCCGTCAGTCCGGGCCCGCGCCTTCGTCGCGCCCCGGAATGACGGCGAGACGGTGCAAATACGCGAAAATCTCCCCATCCCGACGCTTGCCAATCGGGGCAAGAGCGGTTAGTCAGAGCGCTCCTTCGCACCCCCTCCGGCCCCGCCGGGGGCTGCGTGCGGGCTCAAGCCCGCGCTGTTTGCGAAAAACGCGCCCGTAGCTCAGCTGGATAGAGCATCAGACTACGAATCTGAGGGTCGGACGTTCGAATCGTTCCGGGCGCGCCATTTCGGTAGTAAGTACGTCCCCATGCGTACCATCGATCGTCTGCTCTTCGTCCTCGCTCTTTTCTTCGCAATCGCAGCCGCGCTGGCGCTTCCCGCGCGTGCGGCCGAAACCTGCCCGTTCATCAGCGCCCAGGAGCTCGCCCGCGCGATGCCGGCGCTGAAATGGTCGCTGATCTCAAATCAGGACGGCCGCGGCTGCATCTATCAGGCCGGGCGCGGCGATACGATGATGCTGACCGTGTTCCGCAATCCCGACAAGGACCGCGCCAGGGAATTGTACGCGACCTTCGTCAAGACGCTCGCCGAGCGCATGCCGCTGAGCGCGGTGGCGGGGATCGGCGAGGAGGGCCAACGCGGAACGAGCGCCGCCGGCGCGGAGCGCCAGGAAGCCTCGGTCGTCGCTCTGTCCGGCGATTACATTTTGCAGATCACCGTCTATCCGACCGGCCGGCGTGCCGACGATGCGCTGCTCGGACCGCTCACCGAAGCCGCACGCGTTGCCGTCGCCAACGTGAGCAGGAGCAGCGAGCGGTTCGGCAATTGCGAGTGGCTCACGGCTGCGGATGCCGACGGTTTTCTCGACACGAGCACGCTGACGGTCCAACGCACCGGCGCGGGCAGCTGCATGATGTTCGATCGCGAGGCCAACACGATGATCACCGCGGTGATCGCGACCTCGCGCGACACCGCCGTCCAGATGATGAAGCGCGCAGGCCCGTGCACGCATGTGTCGATCCCCGAGCTCGGCAGCGAAGCGTTCGGCGAGCATTCCTGCACCAAGGGCAACGGCAACGCCGTCACCATCTATGTCTGGAAGAACGGCAAGCAGGCTTCGATCGTGTTCGCCCCGGTGAAGCCGCATCCGGAGTCCGGCTCGGTCGAGCGTCTGAAGGCGGTCGCCGGGCGCGTCTATGGGAAACTGTAACGGCGGGTTTGGCTACTCTGTGCCTTCGTCCCTGTCGGGCGGGACGTGGCGCCGAAGGTCCATTCTGTCGTGAAGGATACGCACGATTTCGATCGTGTTGTCCAGTGCGGCCCGGTACATCAGGAAGTGGCTTCCACGCCGGCCGTGCCGCGCCACGTGAAGCGTGCGAAGGCCTGCCATGCCATATGGCATAATACGCCATATGCATCTCATCGCCTCAACCCGAACGTTTGCTTCGTATCCAAAGCAAACGTTCTGGTGGCTGTCGCGTTCGGCGGCGGCAAGTCCATCGATTCCGGACCGGCCAGCCGCCCCGGATGTCCGACTACACCAACCCACAAGCCCGCCGGATCGCGATCTGGACCGGCGAAGGCGGCAGCGCCGGATCGAGCTCGCCCTTCGGCCGCAGTGGCGGCTGTGCCATGAAGCGCGGCCGTGTCCCTCGATGGGGTTGCGCGGCATGAACCAGGAACGGATGGCACAGATAGACGCTGCCTGCCGTGCCGGTCGCAAATTCAACCTCGCAATCCTGCGTCGACGTCCAGTCCGCGGCCGCGAGCTGCCGCAGCGTCGCGCCTGCCTCGCCATAGGGCAGCAGCTCGCGCGCGGTGGTCGCATGCGAGCCTTTGCGGATCCGCGTGGGCGCATCGTCGTCGCAGACATCCGAGAGCAGGAACAGCATCAGCAGCGCACGCCCGCTGCTCGTCACATTGGCGCGCCATTCCATGAAGTCAGCATTGGTGGTGCCAAAGCTCATGTCGACATGCCAGCCATCGTCGCCTGGCGATTGCGATGATGGAAAGCGGATCGGAAAGGTTCCGAGGCCCGTGGGTGCAAGCCAGCGCCCTTCGCCGACGAGTTGATCGTAGGCCCTGTGCAGAAGCGGTGTGTTCGCCGCGTCAACGAAGGGAGGCGAAGCTTTGGCGCCTACCCGGATCACGGGCTGGGTCCAATCTTGGGGCTGGTCCGGCGACTGGCCGATATCTGCCCACAGCTCGTTCCTGCATTGATTGGCAATGTCGGCGCTGAAGGCGTTCTCGAGTTTGACGAAACCGTCGTCGATGAAGCTCTGGACCTGACGAGGCGTCAGGCCAGCTTGTTTGGTCTTGGGCATTGCACATTTCTCCGCTCGGCCAGCGCATCGCGCGCCGCCGTTTGATCTGATTGGCGCAGGCGCGCCGAACGACGTTCTGCCGTTCAGATCAGCGGAAAGAATGTGGAGATGAACATCATGGCGTGAACGTATAGCGCTGCGGAGCGCGGAATCAAGACAGGCTTGCCGCCTGGCGCGCAGGCCGCATAGCGGCAGCCTCTCGCGGAACGAGAAGGCTGCCGCAGCTTCACAGCTACGTCACGGGCAAGGATGACGGAGACCGTCGCGGCCGAGATAAGTGCCGGAGCCGGGATCGTAGGAGCGGAAACGCTGCGCGCAGTAGGAGGCGGCGTTGCTTTGAGCCTGGCTGTTGGCGATGGCGCCGCCGATGATCGCGCCTGCCGCGAGGCCGCCGAGGACGGCTGCGCCGGTGCCGTAGCCGTGGTGGTGCCTGTGGCCGTAATAGCCATGCCGATGCCCATGTCCGTGCCAGTGTCGGTACTGCACCTGCTGCACGCCTGAGTCCGGACCGGGATTGCCGATCGGCAGAGGCGCCGCGAGCACCGGCGAAGTGGCCGTCGAAAGCATCGCTCCAGCGGCCGCGAGGACGACGAAAGTTCTACGCATTGTCATGTCTGGCTCCATGTTGGTGAGGATGCCGGAGCAACGTCGGGTTGCCCGCTCCGTTCCTCCAACGGCAGGCGAGCGTCACACCGCCGCAGAAAATGAACTGTTTGTAACATGGTGGCCGAGCAGGGCACTTCACGCGGGACCGGAAGGCGTCGCCCGCAAGCGCGACCCGCGGCTAAGTATCTTCGCCATCCCGCTGGCGGAAGGGGTCGGCGACATCGTCGTGACCGCTGCGGCTGCTGAAGAACATCAGGGCCATCAGCCCGCAGCCGATGAGCAGGGAGAAGAAAGCTCCAAGGCCAAGCGCGATCCAGCCATGCTTGCCCATCTCAACCCCGCTGCTGGCTCCCCAGACCGAGAAACCCCAAACGGCCGTGAGGATCAACATGGCTCCGAGAGCGACCAACAGGGCAATCTGACCGGCACTGATGTTCTTCATGGCGGTTCCCGTTGTTGTGCCTGACGAGACTCAATTGTGGAGAGCGCGAAGGCGTTCCTGTTATGAGGCTGAGCTTCGTGGTCCGTCTGGGCTGCAGGCGGACGCGCCTGACGGGCGCGCCCCTGTCTGCAATGATTGCCGTACAGCCTCACTCGGAGACGGCGAGAACGGTGAGCCCTCTTGTCCGCTTGTCGGGCGTCTCGAATTCGATGCGCTGTCCCTCCGAAAGGCCGATCAGGGCCGCTCCGACGGGCGTCAGGATCGAGATCCGGTTGAGCTCGATGTTTGCTTCGTGCGGATAGACGAGCACGATCTCCCGGCTCGCGCCGGATCCGTCATCGCGGTAGGTCACTTTGGAACCCATCCTGACCACGCCGCGCAAATCGTCCTCTTGCGCGAGGGTTGCGCGTTCCACTTCCCGGGCCAGAAACTGGGCGACGCGAGGAA comes from Bradyrhizobium sp. CCGE-LA001 and encodes:
- a CDS encoding sensor histidine kinase, whose amino-acid sequence is MAATDRQPIQDTDQPDQPAIRPRGSRGLGLSGKLLLLTIPLVMIAAVLLYVPAIANFWVNRLNDRVAAANTAALVLDAAPLGMVPDSLSRQILKSINARAVAIKMGQQRRLLASDNIPAAIEHDIDLRDMTAWEAITGSFRMMLETGNQAIRIVGPGVGNAQFIEIVTDELPLRKQMYRFSRNLVVVALIIAVLTAGLVYLALHYLFVRPMRRLTASLVGFHENPESSAGIIVPSQRSDEIGVAERELSDMQRDLMSMLNQKSRLAALGLAVSKINHDLRNLLASAQLLSDQLASVPDPRVQRFAPKLVRSLERAIAFCQSTLSYGRAQEAAPDRRMILIEPVVLEVRETAGLASDVSIAWVAAIERGLAVDADPDQLFRVLLNLVRNAAQALETHASSGDGGVQQIRITGKREGAVAILEVSDTGPGVPQKTREHLFEAFQTSGRPGGSGLGLAIAAELVRAHGGDIHLVEGTIGATFRIVIPDRPVELLSIRNERQRA
- a CDS encoding phytanoyl-CoA dioxygenase family protein, which encodes MPKTKQAGLTPRQVQSFIDDGFVKLENAFSADIANQCRNELWADIGQSPDQPQDWTQPVIRVGAKASPPFVDAANTPLLHRAYDQLVGEGRWLAPTGLGTFPIRFPSSQSPGDDGWHVDMSFGTTNADFMEWRANVTSSGRALLMLFLLSDVCDDDAPTRIRKGSHATTARELLPYGEAGATLRQLAAADWTSTQDCEVEFATGTAGSVYLCHPFLVHAAQPHRGTRPRFMAQPPLRPKGELDPALPPSPVQIAIRRACGLV
- a CDS encoding BA14K family protein, whose protein sequence is MTMRRTFVVLAAAGAMLSTATSPVLAAPLPIGNPGPDSGVQQVQYRHWHGHGHRHGYYGHRHHHGYGTGAAVLGGLAAGAIIGGAIANSQAQSNAASYCAQRFRSYDPGSGTYLGRDGLRHPCP
- the rnk gene encoding nucleoside diphosphate kinase regulator; the encoded protein is MRKLEAESQQGQTTLPPIKITEDESRRLSSLANSTMDLFPRVAQFLAREVERATLAQEDDLRGVVRMGSKVTYRDDGSGASREIVLVYPHEANIELNRISILTPVGAALIGLSEGQRIEFETPDKRTRGLTVLAVSE